In Gigantopelta aegis isolate Gae_Host chromosome 14, Gae_host_genome, whole genome shotgun sequence, the following proteins share a genomic window:
- the LOC121388341 gene encoding mRNA cap guanine-N7 methyltransferase-like: MQGEPACVSVSEESSRKQPTETENGRDLTKTVAKHYNELKEEGLQVRGTSRIFYLRNFNNWIKSVLIGDILQQKKKDNSHDKSLTILDLCCGKGGDLLKWKKGQVDKIVCADIAATSVEQCESRYKEMLQRSERDRYPQKVFSAEFIVADCTKTRLRDQYKDPSIQFNIVSCQFSFHYCFESYTQAEMMLKNACECLAPGGYFIGTTPDSYELIRRLRESPEKSFGNEVYRVTFHDNNEESLPLFGATYDFHLEGVVDCPEFLVYFPVLEKMAEKYGMKLIKRRSFADYFKDNIEAGEARSLIGRMQALETYPPDENATLMSSQPNNYEHAVKFLENLSQDTSQDRRHPPKIGTLSQDEWEAATIYCVFVFKKVAGLAESERELPSAPKRKHDDERTSDKEEPVEKIPKVGE; this comes from the exons gAGAGCCAGCTTGTGTAAGTGTGTCAGAAGAATCATCTAGAAAGCAGCCAACAGag ACTGAAAATGGACGTGACTTGACAAAGACAGTTGCGAAACATTATAATGAATTGAAGGAAGAAGGTCTGCAGGTTCGTGGAACCAGTCGTATATTTTATCTGAGGAATTTCAACAACTGGATTAAAAGTGTTCTTATTG gAGACATTCTAcagcaaaagaaaaaagacaacTCTCATGACAAGTCACTGACCATCCTTGACCTCTGCTGTGGCAAGGGAGGCGATCTGCTTAAGTGGAAGAAAGGACAAGTGGATAAGATAGTGTGTGCTG ATATAGCTGCCACATCGGTGGAACAGTGTGAGTCACGGTACAAGGAAATGCTTCAAAGAAGTGAGAGAGACCGCTATCCACAAAAAGTGTTTTCAGCTGAGTTCATTGTTGCTGATTGTACAAag actCGACTTCGTGATCAGTATAAAGACCCATCAATTCAGTTTAATATTGTGAGCTGTCAATTCTCCTTCCACTACTGTTTTGAGAGTTACACACAGGCAGAGATGATGTTAAAGAATGCTTGTGAGTGTCTTGCTCCTGGCGGATATTTCATTGGTACTACCCCCGATTCCTACGAATTAAT acGCAGACTTCGAGAATCCCCAGAGAAAAGTTTTGGGAACGAAGTTTACAGAGTAACATTCCACGACAATAATGAAGAGTCGTTGCCCTTGTTTGGTGCTACATACGATTTTCACTTGGAAGGAGTTGTAGACTGTCCAGAGTTTCTTGTGTATTTTCCGGTGCTAGAAAA aaTGGCAGAGAAGTATGGTATGAAGCTGATTAAAAGGAGGTCATTTGCCGATTATTTCAAGGATAATATTGAAGCCGGAGAAGCAAGATCATTAATAGGTCGCATGCAGGCACTTGAG acCTACCCACCTGATGAAAATGCAACTCTTATGAGCTCCCAACCCAACAATTATGAGCATGCTGTCAAATTCCTAGAGAATTTGTCACAGGACACCTCTCAAGACAGAAGACATCCACCCAAAATT ggcACATTATCACAGGATGAGTGGGAAGCAGCAA ctatatactgtgtatttgtgtttaagAAGGTAGCCGGATTGGCAGAATCTGAAAGAGAGTTGCCATCAGCACCCAAAAGAAAACATGATGATGAGAGGACTAGTGATAAAGAAGAGCCAGTAGAGAAAATACCGAAagttggagaatga